One genomic region from Nilaparvata lugens isolate BPH chromosome 3, ASM1435652v1, whole genome shotgun sequence encodes:
- the LOC111050017 gene encoding arylsulfatase B, whose amino-acid sequence MLTRVWLSKKQAAVVLGMAILSVIILAASYFYVTQIRAETERKHEEAFAESPRPHIVFILADDMGWNDVGFHGSNQIPTPNLDALAFSGIVLNKHYVQPVCTPSRAALMTGKYPIHTGMQGRPMYGSEKRGLPLDEKIFPQYLKDLGYATHITGKWHLGYYKIDYTPLKRGFDSHTGYWNGAISYYDHILQEVEDETMNGHDFRVNYTTAWHYQGKYATDVFTEEAEHIIQHHNASKPLFLYMPHLACHAGNEGKWLEAPQEAINKFSFIPDPNRRTYAAMVHKLDESVGRVVSALAERRMLHNSIIVFVSDNGAPINGIFKNYGSNQPLRGEKSTLWEGGIRTPAFVWSPLLQSNSRVSTQLMHLTDWLPTLYSAAGGDVEDLPKELDGYDMWTSLSQDLVSERDELIVNIDEIKRYGSIIFAENSTSESQTLYKLIVGKAHSNNYFTLLDLQQSPKYDPDSLLNSQTYKAIKKLGKTSNNSQEEINAATILKLRREATVTCPSMEEVANCSGICVYDLTNDPCEQNNLSERSELQSLIATFKNRYESLFKSVTPQLPIVMDPRANPALHNYTWSIWETS is encoded by the exons A TGTTGACCAGGGTTTGGTTGAGTAAAAAGCAGGCGGCTGTTGTGTTGGGAATGGCCATACTGTCGGTCATCATCCTGGCCGCTTCTTACTTTTATGTAACACAAATAAGAGCCGAAACTGAGAGAAAGCATGAAGAAGCGTTTGCCGAGAGTCCCAGACCGCACATTGTGTTCATACTGGCTGATGACATG GGATGGAATGATGTCGGTTTCCACGGCTCGAATCAGATTCCAACTCCTAATTTGGATGCTCTAGCTTTCAGTGGAATAGTTTTGAACAAGCATTATGTTCAACCAGTTTGTACGCCATCAAGAGCAGCGTTGATGACTGGAAAATATCCAATACATACAG GTATGCAAGGCAGGCCGATGTATGGCTCAGAAAAACGGGGCTTGCCTCTTGACGAGAAGATTTTTCCACAGTACCTGAAAGATCTCGGTTATGCAACACACATTACAGGCAAATGGCATCTGGGCTATTACAAAATTGATTACACTCCTTTGAAGAGAGGCTTCGATTCTCACACGGGCTACTGGAACGGAGCTATCAGCTACTATGATCATATTTTGCAGGAAGTG gAAGATGAAACGATGAATGGACATGATTTCCGAGTAAACTACACTACAGCTTGGCATTATCAAGGAAAATATGCGACGGATGTATTTACAGAGGAGGCTGAGCATATAATACAGCACCATAATGCTTCGAAGCCTCTATTCTTATACATGCCTCATTTGGCTTGTCATGCTGGGAATGAAGGCAAATGGTTAGAAGCACCTCAAGAGGCAATCAACAAATTCTCCTTCATTCCAGATCCAAACAGGCGGACATACGCTG CAATGGTGCATAAACTTGATGAGTCGGTTGGAAGAGTGGTTTCGGCTCTTGCTGAGAGAAGGATGCTACATAACTCGATAATTGTATTTGTATCTGACAATGGAGCTCCCATCAATGGCATATTCAAGAACTACGGCTCAAATCAACCACTCAGAGGA GAGAAATCAACTCTGTGGGAAGGTGGAATACGCACGCCTGCATTCGTTTGGAGTCCACTTCTGCAGAGCAACTCTCGTGTCTCCACTCAACTCATGCACTTGACAGATTGGTTACCAACTCTCTACTCTGCTGCTG GAGGAGACGTGGAAGATCTTCCCAAAGAACTGGACGGCTATGACATGTGGACTTCTCTATCGCAGGATCTCGTTTCTGAAAGAGATGAGTTGATTGTAAATATCGATGAGATCAAGAGATATGGGTCCATTATTTTCGCAGAAAATTCAACATCAGAAAGTCAGACTTTATACAAACTTATTGTGG GTAAAGCACATTCCAATAACTATTTCACTCTTCTTGATCTTCAACAGTCACCAAAATATGATCCAGATAGTTTGTTGAACAGTCAGACTTACAAAGCAATCAAAAAATTGGGAAAGACAAGCAACAATTCTCAAGAGGAGATCAATGCAGCGACCATTTTGAAATTACGTCGAGAAGCTACAGTTACTTGCCCATCAATGGAGGAAGTAGCCAATTGCTCTGGAATCTGTGTATACGATTTGACGAATGACCCTTGTGAACAGAACAATCTATCTGAAAG AAGTGAGCTGCAAAGTTTGATAGCAACTTTCAAGAACCGATATGAAAGCCTCTTCAAATCTGTGACTCCTCAGTTACCAATAGTCATGGATCCAAGAGCAAATCCTGCTCTTCACAACTACACATGGAGTATTTGGGAGACGAGCTGA